Proteins encoded together in one Chryseobacterium sp. G0201 window:
- a CDS encoding Na+/H+ antiporter, with amino-acid sequence MIHTYVIISIAVLLSVMILVMIGQKLKVAYPIFLVIAGLLISLIPGMPHIEIEPDLVFLIFLPPILFEAAWFTSWQDFHKWRKQIFSMAFGLVFLTSIVVAYLSSSIIPGLTVAMGFLLGGVNSPPDAVAATSVLKHVKIPKKITSILEGESLINDASSLIVFKFALAAVISGQFVFREAVQDFFTMAVGGIAIGVAVGFLFGAFLRLIPSNSNIDTVITLIVPYIMYVGAEHFHFSGVLAVVAGGLLMSYNSHCYLSHTSRIQSGNVWSVLIFLMNTIIFILIGLELPIVVAAMKDYTISEGIFYSVVIGGAIVLTRVIYSYTLMYFPRLCSKELRLKVPKPDWKEPFIISFAAMRGVVSLAAALSIPAFLPNGEAFPHRNIILFVTFVIILITLVGQGLLLSPILKLLKVSDAGSELPEEKQEVILMRKLKETALQKLDDFSELAEKNSMVRHQKHKLENEMMMMADKAQCMASTGDYVTAMNENKDVLRQVIQAQRNELHRMKREKIFDDHVMRTIEMQLDFDEAKITGFAH; translated from the coding sequence ATGATTCACACTTACGTCATCATATCCATCGCAGTCCTACTATCTGTGATGATATTGGTAATGATCGGGCAAAAACTAAAGGTTGCTTATCCTATTTTTTTGGTGATTGCTGGTTTGTTGATAAGCCTGATTCCGGGAATGCCACATATTGAAATAGAGCCCGATTTGGTTTTCTTGATTTTCCTGCCTCCGATTTTATTTGAGGCTGCGTGGTTTACGTCATGGCAGGATTTTCATAAATGGAGAAAACAAATATTTTCTATGGCGTTCGGGCTGGTTTTTCTTACCTCGATCGTGGTTGCTTACCTTTCTTCATCGATAATTCCGGGGCTTACGGTTGCGATGGGATTCTTGTTGGGAGGAGTAAATTCACCGCCTGATGCTGTGGCTGCAACTTCTGTTTTAAAGCATGTGAAAATTCCTAAAAAGATCACAAGTATTTTGGAAGGAGAAAGTCTAATCAACGATGCATCAAGTTTAATTGTATTTAAATTTGCATTAGCTGCCGTGATTTCAGGGCAGTTTGTTTTCAGAGAGGCTGTACAGGATTTCTTCACAATGGCGGTCGGCGGTATTGCTATCGGTGTGGCTGTGGGATTTTTATTTGGAGCATTTTTAAGACTTATTCCGTCAAATTCTAATATTGATACGGTGATTACGCTTATTGTCCCTTACATCATGTATGTCGGAGCGGAACATTTCCATTTTTCAGGAGTATTGGCGGTGGTTGCAGGTGGTTTGTTGATGTCTTATAATTCGCATTGTTATTTAAGTCATACTTCAAGAATTCAATCCGGAAATGTTTGGAGTGTCCTTATTTTCTTAATGAATACGATCATTTTCATTCTTATCGGGCTTGAATTACCAATTGTTGTAGCCGCAATGAAAGATTATACCATTTCAGAAGGTATTTTTTACAGTGTAGTGATTGGCGGAGCGATCGTTTTAACAAGAGTTATTTACAGTTATACCTTAATGTATTTTCCAAGGCTTTGTTCGAAAGAATTAAGGTTAAAAGTTCCTAAACCTGATTGGAAGGAGCCTTTCATCATAAGTTTTGCGGCAATGAGAGGTGTCGTTTCATTAGCGGCAGCACTTTCTATCCCGGCATTTTTACCAAATGGAGAAGCTTTTCCGCATCGGAATATCATTTTGTTCGTAACTTTCGTTATTATATTAATTACGTTGGTCGGACAAGGGTTATTGTTGTCGCCGATTTTAAAATTATTAAAAGTAAGTGATGCCGGAAGCGAGCTACCTGAAGAAAAACAGGAAGTTATTTTAATGAGAAAATTAAAGGAAACGGCTTTACAGAAATTGGATGATTTTTCAGAATTGGCAGAAAAAAACAGTATGGTACGCCACCAAAAACATAAACTCGAAAATGAAATGATGATGATGGCAGACAAAGCACAGTGCATGGCTAGCACAGGAGATTATGTCACAGCGATGAATGAAAATAAAGACGTTCTCCGACAGGTAATTCAGGCGCAGAGAAACGAGCTTCACCGTATGAAACGTGAGAAAATATTTGACGATCATGTGATGAGAACTATCGAGATGCAGCTTGATTTTGATGAAGCCAAAATCACAGGATTTGCCCATTAA